The nucleotide sequence CGGCGCATCTCCACTTTCCCGAAAGCATATTTCGTCGCCGCTTCCTGAGCGGTCATAGCCTGGATAGTCACCCGGCATCGTCTGCGACCATGCTCCAGGTAAGTCAATAGCTCATCTTTTGAGTAAACCCTCTCGGGCATTACTCCGGCCGGATCGAGTTCCTCCAGCCCGAACGGTTGCGGTGGTTTGAAACCCTCGATCGAACCATACAGATAACAGTCCAGCCAGAACAGAGTATGGTATGCCATGTACCAGAATTCATGTTTCTCACTCTTATCAGCCCAGAGATCATCGGGACATTCGATGATCGCGTTTTTGAGCATATCGATAGCCGCCCCGAACTGGCTCCAGACTATTTCCTTGAATATCTTCTCGTTCATTACTACCACCTTATAAATTTAACTATTGTAGTTTCAAAGCTCGGACAGAATAAAAAATCAATCGAAAATAATCGGGATAAATACCGCAACCAAAAGTGCTGTATTCATTGCTTCCACAGCTTCTTTTGCAGCACTTGCGGTCAAGCTACCTTCAGAGATCTGCTTAATCCGATCTTCTCTGGCCTTCAAATCATTTTTGTCGAACTTCTGATGCAACAGGTGAGTTTGATTCGCCAGCGCAACCAGGACGGCATCGCGCGGATCGACATTGGAATCAACGGAGAAAATCGCATTGCGTAATCTTTCGACTATTTCTCGTTCAGGCTCCGGATCGAGTTCGGGATAAATCTTGCGATTGAACAGAAGCAGAATCTTGTCCTCATCAGCTCTAAGTATTCCTCTTTGAACAAGTCTGTGCGCTGTCCGATGAACCAGCTTTTTCAGCGTAGCCAGATGTTCGATCCACTCTCCAAGCGTCTGTTCTCGTTTAGATTTCGCAATTTTTGAAAGCGCTTCATCCAGAATTTCGTCATGCAGGGTACTTGGATCGAGCAGGCGAATTTTCTGTTTTTCATCTTCTGCCGGGAGCAACTCGATCCGCTTATTGAGCATCAATTCGGTCATGATCGCGGCCGCCAGCGGATACTCGATCGACTCCGAAGCCGCCACAGTCCCGCTTTCTTCTTTCAAGGCCAGAAGCATAAATTCTTCATAAAGCTTAAGATCGTATGACATATAAGTCCCTGCTTATAGTTTTTTGAAGTATTTACGAAATTGAACAGGTACAGTTTCACAATTCCCGGCGGTTGGAGATAGCCTGCGAGAGGGTGGTGTTGTCGGCATATTCCAGATCGGAGCCAACCGGAAGACCGCGCGCGATCCGGGTCACACGAACACCTATTGGTTTGATCAGCTTGGTCAGAAACGAGGCGGTGGCTTCACCTTCGACATTGGGATTGGTGGCGATGATGACCTCGGACACATCACCCCGCAGACGCTCGATCAGTTCTTTGGCGTGAATCTGTTCCGGCCCGACACCATCCAGGGGAGAAAGCACACCGCCCAGCACATGATAGAGACCGTTGTACTCCCCGGTTCGTTCCAGGGCCCACAGGTCGGAAGCCTCTTCGACCACGCAGATCACTTCCTGCTGACGCCTGGCCGACTGGCATATCGCGCACGGGTCATCTTCGGTGATGTTGAAACAGATCGAGCAGGGACGCACTTTCTCGCGCGCGTTCATGATTGCCTCGGACAGTTCCAGGACGTTCTTTTTATCCTGTTTCAGAATCCAGAACGCAAGCCTCTGGGCAGTCTTTCGCCCTATCCCGGGCAGACGCGAGAGCTCCCGGATCAATTTTTCTAAGGTTTGTGAGGATGACAGCATCGATGCTTACATCAAACCGCTCAGGCCGGGTATGTTGAGGCCTCCAGTGATCTCATCCATCTTCTCAGAAGCCAGATCCGAAGCCGCCTTCTGGGCCTGGTTGACAGCCGCCACGATCAAATCCTGAAGCATCTCGACATCATCAGGATCAACCACTTCCTTGTCGATCACGATTTCGACCAGCTCCTGGCGACCGTTGGCGACAGCTTTGACCATACCGCCCCCGGCAGTACCTTCGACTCTTTCCTCGGCCAGCTGTTCCTGCACCTCGGCCATCCTGGCCTGCATCTTCTG is from Candidatus Zixiibacteriota bacterium and encodes:
- a CDS encoding DinB family protein — protein: MNEKIFKEIVWSQFGAAIDMLKNAIIECPDDLWADKSEKHEFWYMAYHTLFWLDCYLYGSIEGFKPPQPFGLEELDPAGVMPERVYSKDELLTYLEHGRRRCRVTIQAMTAQEAATKYAFGKVEMRR
- a CDS encoding YbaB/EbfC family nucleoid-associated protein; its protein translation is MAKGFGNMMKQVQKMQARMAEVQEQLAEERVEGTAGGGMVKAVANGRQELVEIVIDKEVVDPDDVEMLQDLIVAAVNQAQKAASDLASEKMDEITGGLNIPGLSGLM
- the recR gene encoding recombination protein RecR, which translates into the protein MLSSSQTLEKLIRELSRLPGIGRKTAQRLAFWILKQDKKNVLELSEAIMNAREKVRPCSICFNITEDDPCAICQSARRQQEVICVVEEASDLWALERTGEYNGLYHVLGGVLSPLDGVGPEQIHAKELIERLRGDVSEVIIATNPNVEGEATASFLTKLIKPIGVRVTRIARGLPVGSDLEYADNTTLSQAISNRREL